Part of the Betta splendens chromosome 17, fBetSpl5.4, whole genome shotgun sequence genome, CTATTTATCAGTGTATTCCATTAAAAAACTTTCCCATTTTACCCATCCTGCTCGTTTTCACCTCTCTCATCTTTCCCCTTCCATTTTATTATTCCACATCGCGTTCCCCCTCCCCGTCATCAGCACACGCTGTCAACTCCTTCTTGGGCAAGAGGGCGTATTCATTGAGAAATGACTCCACATCCGTCGCGAAGAACTCGTCACCAAAGTGTTTGGTAACAGACAGGAAGTTACCAAGCAGCTCCCCAGCCTTGTAGACTAACAGGGCAGGAAGAACCTGAAAAGACATGAGGAGGAATTCAAATGGTCGATGAGGATGAATAGTAGTGGAGGTGACACAACCAGTAATAATGCCACTAATCACTAAGCGCATGAGATTGTAAATTGGAATTATATATTTTCCATGGATAATTTTTTTCGTTTGCTAATAATTTTAGTTTTACTTTCTAGTTTGTAAGGAAACCTTGGATTTGTAACAGGGTATTTCAATactattaatattttttgttcTCTTGCAACTCAAACCTCAGAGTGTTTCTGCAACACTTGTTGCTCTTGGACACTTGCTGTGTTATACAGCTAGAACTCATCTTGCTCTGTGGCCTTTATTCTTTCCCACTGACCTCAGAGGAGAAGCGTTCAGCAGCACCTGTGGCCACAGCATCGATACGACAAAACTTCACGGTTGAGTACTCCAGAGCCAGACAGTCCAGGCATGAGTTCAGCTGCTCGCAGCCTGGTGCAAGACAAGCGGGTGACTGTTGGTGAACCACACCAGGTATAGCACCAGGAGATGATGCTGTAATAAAAGGAAAGCTTCTAACCTTTCACACCGTCTTGGTATATGTGGACCACAACCAGGGTCAGCCGATGTTCCTTCTGTATGACCTCCAGGAAGGATTCTCCACTCTCCAGCTTGTGGACTTCTTCAAACTTTGGACCGAAGCTCAAGCGCTGGTGCATGTCCTGCATGCACTGCTTCCTGTAGCGTCTCAGACATTGCTCGTCCTCGTTCTGGAT contains:
- the LOC114844371 gene encoding phosducin-like, with translation MSGPAQEEEELPANHTGPKGVINDWRKFKLDSADQTVPQNKRELLRQMSSPRDEDKDKLSRKMSSQEYELIQNEDEQCLRRYRKQCMQDMHQRLSFGPKFEEVHKLESGESFLEVIQKEHRLTLVVVHIYQDGVKGCEQLNSCLDCLALEYSTVKFCRIDAVATGAAERFSSEVLPALLVYKAGELLGNFLSVTKHFGDEFFATDVESFLNEYALLPKKELTACADDGEGERDVE